A genome region from Symbiobacterium terraclitae includes the following:
- a CDS encoding NEW3 domain-containing protein has protein sequence MARWGRRLVSVVVSLALLVGAALTVQPQQAYAAERATVALWNALTPLKSVNTFMNTGAHPDDERSAVLAYMSRKVGARTISLIANRGEGGQNAIGTEYEHSLGVVRTRELQEASAASNVELYFLGQVIGDDIWDFGFSKNPEETLEKWGHEVALERLIRVVRQTRPDVVMPSFLNSHGQHGHHRAITVLTMEAFEKAADPEVFPEHLAEGLRPWQIKKLYLPAESGGGGVYADTESLTANVTVPVGEYDPVLGASYVQLGEESRFYHKSQGMGQIVPEGPSEQAYHLAASVVPADAQESSLFDGLPQTVGDLAGLVSDQELAAALKEVQGHIDAALAAYPKNDAVAKALRDALVGVRKARELVAEKIGLEDELGYDIDFRLAVKEEQLQKALAQAALLVVRLKADQYELTRGASATFTLTAYQGGQVPVEDVTLSLEAPRGWRVTAVSEAAGVDLSYNRTATARFSVTVPSHADYFDPYHPPALTGVVRFAVDGVPARVTVEPEQLVAVLPDVAIRTEPDGVVYNLERPGAITINVAVTNNKAGATSTNIFPVLPEGWQATPAFKHLTFARKGEVQAATFTVTAPEGLAAGRYQIGFEARGNAESDRSVQVIQYEHIGRTYIVRPAVVDVQAFPVAVDENLRVGYVSGGADSVPAALRLMGVNVELLDADTLAFGDLSVYDTIVVGIRAYRTRPDLAAANSRLLEYVKAGGNLVVQYHQPGDNWNAETTAPYYLKIGSPSFDWRVTDEASEVRVLVPDHPVLTTPNRIGESDWQGWVKDRGLYFPSEWAPEFTPLLSMNDPGEEPLNGSLLVARYGEGRYIYTSLILYYQLEQRVPGAFRIFANLITPAK, from the coding sequence ATGGCAAGATGGGGTAGACGTCTGGTCTCTGTGGTGGTTTCGCTGGCGCTGCTTGTGGGGGCTGCCCTGACGGTACAGCCGCAGCAGGCGTACGCTGCCGAGCGGGCGACGGTGGCGCTCTGGAACGCCCTGACGCCGCTCAAGTCCGTCAACACCTTCATGAACACCGGGGCGCACCCCGACGACGAGCGGAGCGCCGTCCTCGCTTACATGTCCCGCAAGGTCGGTGCACGCACGATCAGCCTCATCGCCAACCGCGGCGAGGGCGGCCAGAACGCCATCGGCACCGAGTACGAGCACTCCCTGGGCGTGGTGCGCACGCGCGAGCTGCAGGAGGCCTCCGCGGCCTCCAACGTCGAGCTCTACTTCCTGGGGCAGGTGATCGGCGACGACATCTGGGACTTCGGCTTCTCCAAGAACCCGGAGGAGACGCTGGAGAAGTGGGGCCACGAGGTCGCGCTGGAGCGGCTCATCCGCGTGGTGCGGCAGACCCGGCCCGACGTGGTGATGCCCTCCTTCCTCAACAGCCACGGCCAGCACGGGCATCACCGTGCGATCACCGTCCTGACCATGGAGGCCTTCGAGAAGGCCGCCGACCCCGAGGTCTTCCCCGAGCACCTGGCCGAGGGGCTGCGCCCGTGGCAGATCAAGAAGCTCTACCTCCCGGCTGAGTCCGGCGGCGGCGGGGTCTACGCCGACACGGAGAGCCTCACGGCCAACGTGACCGTCCCGGTGGGCGAGTACGATCCGGTCCTGGGCGCCTCCTACGTCCAGCTGGGCGAGGAGTCGCGCTTCTACCACAAGAGCCAGGGCATGGGCCAGATCGTGCCCGAGGGGCCGTCGGAGCAGGCGTACCACCTCGCGGCCTCGGTCGTGCCGGCCGACGCCCAGGAGAGCTCGCTGTTTGACGGGCTGCCGCAGACGGTGGGCGACCTTGCCGGTCTTGTGAGCGATCAGGAGCTGGCCGCGGCGCTCAAGGAGGTCCAGGGCCACATCGACGCCGCCCTGGCGGCCTATCCGAAGAACGACGCCGTCGCCAAGGCCCTGCGGGACGCGCTGGTGGGCGTGCGCAAGGCCAGGGAGCTGGTGGCGGAGAAGATCGGCCTCGAGGACGAGCTGGGCTACGATATCGACTTCCGCCTGGCGGTCAAGGAGGAGCAGCTGCAGAAGGCCCTCGCCCAGGCCGCGCTGCTGGTGGTCCGCCTGAAGGCCGACCAGTACGAGCTGACCCGGGGCGCTTCCGCCACCTTCACGCTGACCGCCTACCAGGGCGGCCAGGTGCCGGTGGAGGACGTGACCCTGTCGCTGGAGGCGCCGAGGGGCTGGCGCGTAACCGCCGTCTCGGAAGCGGCCGGGGTGGACCTCAGCTACAACCGCACCGCCACGGCCCGGTTCAGCGTGACGGTGCCCAGCCACGCCGACTACTTCGACCCCTATCACCCGCCGGCGCTCACGGGCGTGGTCCGGTTTGCCGTGGACGGCGTGCCGGCCCGGGTCACCGTGGAGCCTGAGCAGCTGGTGGCCGTTCTGCCCGACGTGGCCATCCGCACCGAGCCCGACGGCGTGGTCTACAACCTGGAGCGGCCCGGCGCCATCACCATCAACGTCGCGGTCACCAACAACAAGGCCGGGGCGACGAGCACCAACATCTTCCCAGTCCTCCCCGAGGGCTGGCAGGCTACCCCCGCCTTCAAGCACCTGACCTTCGCGCGCAAGGGCGAGGTCCAGGCGGCGACCTTCACCGTGACCGCTCCCGAGGGCCTGGCGGCCGGCCGGTACCAGATCGGCTTCGAGGCCCGGGGGAACGCGGAGTCTGACCGGTCCGTGCAGGTGATCCAGTACGAGCACATCGGCCGGACCTACATCGTGAGGCCCGCCGTGGTCGACGTGCAGGCCTTCCCGGTGGCGGTGGACGAGAACCTGCGGGTGGGCTACGTCTCCGGCGGCGCCGACAGCGTGCCGGCGGCCCTGCGGCTGATGGGCGTAAACGTCGAGCTGCTCGACGCCGACACCCTGGCGTTCGGCGACCTGTCGGTGTACGACACGATCGTGGTGGGCATCCGCGCCTACCGGACCCGGCCCGACCTGGCCGCCGCCAACAGCCGCCTGCTGGAGTACGTGAAGGCCGGCGGCAACCTGGTCGTCCAATATCACCAGCCCGGCGACAACTGGAACGCCGAGACCACCGCCCCGTACTACCTGAAGATCGGCAGCCCGTCCTTCGACTGGCGGGTGACCGACGAGGCGTCCGAGGTGCGCGTGCTCGTGCCCGACCACCCGGTGCTGACGACGCCGAACCGGATCGGCGAGTCCGACTGGCAGGGCTGGGTGAAGGACCGCGGCCTCTACTTCCCGTCGGAGTGGGCGCCCGAGTTCACGCCGCTGCTCTCGATGAACGATCCGGGCGAGGAGCCGCTGAACGGCAGCCTGCTGGTCGCCCGGTACGGCGAGGGCCGCTACATCTACACCAGCCTGATCCTGTACTACCAGTTGGAGCAGCGGGTGCCCGGCGCCTTCCGGATCTTCGCGAACCTGATCACGCCGGCCAAGTAG
- the argH gene encoding argininosuccinate lyase — translation MHQNETGAPAAPGTPKPTEVTAPCAPTRAEIAAQDGLRFPGRSYVEAVLSPIYESAKHELLEPMMAVHRAHLVMLVEQGLVAPASARKILAALDAIDLCQVASSSYNGRYEDLFFYVEDLTLQAAGEEAGNLHIARSRNDMGVTMYRMVLRKYLLDALEAALLLHRVLLRLAAEEADTVMLAHTHTQPAQPTTLGHWLTAAADVLERDIARLQAAYERANRSPMGAAALSTSGFPISRERVAELLGFDGLVENSYDAIAGADYVSEAAAAAQLTALHTGRAVQDLLTWCTFEYGVLRVADPYVQTSSIMPQKRNPVSLEHSRALLSCAAGRAQTVLQMLHNTPFGDIVDTEDEMQPNLWAALATLRAVFRLLANVLGTAEVNRELLLERARASFANITELADLLVREAGLPFRTAHSVAAALVKLAEAKGIRDVRQVEPGLVEEAALQVLGRPLGVPAEKLRQALDPVHFVAVRTVRGGVAPAEVRRMIGVREAHQAELTAWLAGARSRLEAAAGRLAEACRSLAGAPAAGGEAGGR, via the coding sequence TTGCATCAGAACGAGACCGGGGCACCCGCCGCCCCGGGCACCCCGAAACCCACCGAAGTCACCGCACCCTGCGCGCCGACCCGCGCGGAGATCGCCGCGCAGGACGGCCTGCGCTTCCCCGGCCGCAGCTACGTGGAGGCCGTGCTGAGCCCCATCTACGAGAGCGCGAAGCACGAGCTGCTGGAGCCGATGATGGCCGTGCACCGGGCCCACCTGGTGATGCTCGTCGAGCAGGGGCTGGTGGCGCCGGCCTCGGCCCGGAAGATCCTGGCCGCGCTGGACGCCATCGACCTCTGCCAGGTGGCCTCCTCCTCCTACAACGGCCGGTATGAGGACCTGTTCTTCTACGTGGAGGACCTGACGCTGCAGGCGGCCGGCGAGGAGGCCGGCAACCTGCACATCGCCCGCAGCCGCAACGACATGGGCGTCACCATGTACCGCATGGTGCTGCGCAAGTACCTGCTGGACGCCCTCGAGGCCGCCCTCCTGCTGCACCGGGTGCTGCTGCGCCTGGCCGCGGAGGAGGCCGACACCGTGATGCTGGCCCACACCCACACCCAGCCCGCCCAGCCCACCACCCTGGGCCACTGGCTGACGGCGGCGGCCGACGTGCTGGAGCGGGACATCGCCCGCCTGCAGGCCGCCTACGAGCGGGCCAACCGCTCCCCGATGGGCGCGGCGGCCCTCTCCACCTCGGGCTTCCCCATCTCCCGGGAGCGGGTGGCCGAGCTGCTCGGCTTCGACGGCCTGGTGGAGAACAGCTACGACGCCATCGCCGGCGCCGACTACGTCAGCGAGGCCGCCGCGGCGGCGCAGCTCACGGCCCTGCACACCGGCCGCGCCGTGCAGGACCTGCTCACCTGGTGCACGTTTGAGTACGGCGTGCTGCGGGTGGCCGACCCCTACGTGCAGACCAGCTCCATCATGCCCCAGAAGCGGAACCCGGTCTCGCTGGAGCACTCCCGGGCCCTGCTCAGCTGCGCGGCCGGGCGGGCGCAGACCGTGCTCCAGATGCTGCACAACACGCCCTTCGGCGACATTGTCGACACCGAGGACGAGATGCAGCCCAACCTCTGGGCCGCCCTCGCCACCCTGCGCGCCGTCTTCCGCCTGCTGGCCAACGTGCTGGGCACGGCGGAGGTGAACCGGGAGCTGCTCCTGGAGCGGGCCCGGGCCAGCTTCGCCAACATTACCGAGCTGGCCGACCTGCTGGTGCGGGAGGCGGGGCTGCCGTTCCGCACCGCCCACAGCGTCGCCGCCGCCCTCGTGAAGCTGGCGGAGGCCAAGGGCATCCGCGACGTGCGCCAGGTGGAGCCGGGCCTGGTGGAGGAGGCCGCCCTGCAGGTCCTCGGCAGGCCGCTGGGCGTCCCGGCCGAGAAGCTGCGGCAGGCCCTGGACCCCGTCCACTTCGTCGCCGTCCGCACCGTGCGCGGCGGCGTGGCCCCGGCGGAGGTGCGCCGGATGATCGGCGTACGGGAGGCGCATCAGGCGGAGCTCACCGCCTGGCTGGCGGGCGCCCGCTCCCGGCTGGAGGCGGCCGCAGGCCGGTTGGCGGAGGCCTGCCGGAGTCTGGCCGGAGCGCCGGCGGCCGGCGGGGAGGCTGGAGGCCGATGA
- a CDS encoding ABC transporter permease: MAGFVVRRLAQLLPMLLGASLLIFAVIRLAPGDPYSGLIDPRMDPVKVAELRQRHCLDCPLPQQYWRWLSNALRGDLGTSIRFRVPVAELIGDRLGPSLALGVTAESIALLAGIPFGILAAVRRGTWVDTAVTAVALGGLAIPAFFFGLLLLRWLSLGGLQILPSAGFTTPGTQLTGLPLFLDAARHLILPATALGVTSIAGLMSHVRAALLEVLQQDYLRTARAKGLPERVVLYRHALRNALIPVVTLLGLNLPGILGGAIITESIFLWPGIGRLTYTALLERDYPVLMALNLMFAGLTLLGSLLADIGYAAVDPRVRFE; encoded by the coding sequence GTGGCAGGCTTCGTCGTGCGGCGCCTGGCGCAGCTGCTGCCGATGCTGCTGGGCGCCTCGCTCCTGATCTTCGCCGTGATCCGGCTGGCGCCGGGCGACCCGTACAGCGGGCTGATCGACCCGCGCATGGACCCGGTTAAGGTGGCCGAACTGCGTCAGCGCCACTGCCTGGACTGCCCGCTGCCGCAGCAGTACTGGCGCTGGCTGTCCAACGCCCTGCGGGGCGACCTGGGCACCTCCATCCGCTTCCGCGTCCCCGTCGCCGAGCTGATCGGCGACCGGCTGGGGCCCAGCCTCGCGCTGGGCGTGACCGCCGAGTCCATCGCGCTGCTGGCGGGCATCCCCTTCGGCATCCTGGCGGCAGTCCGCCGGGGGACCTGGGTCGATACGGCCGTGACCGCGGTCGCCCTGGGCGGCCTGGCCATCCCCGCCTTTTTCTTCGGCCTGCTGCTCCTGCGCTGGCTCTCGCTGGGCGGGCTGCAGATCCTGCCGTCGGCCGGCTTCACCACCCCGGGCACCCAGCTGACCGGGCTGCCGCTGTTCCTGGACGCCGCCCGCCACCTGATCCTGCCCGCGACGGCCCTGGGCGTCACCAGCATCGCCGGGCTGATGAGCCACGTGCGCGCCGCCCTGCTGGAGGTGCTGCAGCAGGACTACCTGCGCACCGCCCGGGCCAAGGGGCTGCCGGAGCGCGTGGTGCTGTACAGGCACGCCCTGCGCAACGCCCTGATCCCGGTGGTGACCCTGCTGGGCCTCAACCTGCCCGGCATCCTGGGCGGCGCCATCATCACCGAGTCGATCTTCCTCTGGCCGGGCATCGGACGGCTGACCTACACGGCCCTGCTGGAGCGGGACTACCCGGTGCTGATGGCCCTGAACCTGATGTTCGCCGGGCTGACGCTGCTGGGCAGCCTGCTGGCCGACATCGGCTACGCCGCCGTCGACCCCCGGGTCCGGTTCGAGTAG
- a CDS encoding extracellular solute-binding protein: MSTKWSRRLVGLLLAVGLIAAGCGGSGNQGGSQTPPATQNQQPQNQQPQTQTPAPAPQEETRLVIYTGRDQSIIDLMVAKFEEKYPEYKGKVEVLPMGAQEIMERVRAEKANPQGDIWWGGTQQALSLAVKEGLLAKINPEFASKIADGYKDPEGHWYGEMLLPEVIMYNKDMIPADQLPKDWDDLIDPKWKDQIIIRAVPASGTMRTIYAAMIDRFYAQDGKPDRGYEWLLKLDANTKEYAANPTDMYLKITRQEGSLSLWNLQDVLIQAEQEGMPFGYIIPESGVPILVDGVGMIAGAKHPQAAEKFLNLLFSEEVQAELSASRFQIPAIALDESLQPGWLKELTPKLKAMDLQWDVMAEKEAEWIGYWDENIKGKGK; encoded by the coding sequence ATGAGCACCAAGTGGTCCCGCAGGCTCGTGGGTCTCCTGCTGGCCGTAGGCCTGATCGCGGCAGGCTGCGGCGGTTCCGGCAACCAGGGCGGCAGCCAGACGCCGCCGGCGACGCAGAACCAGCAGCCGCAGAACCAGCAGCCGCAGACCCAGACGCCTGCACCGGCGCCTCAGGAGGAGACGCGGCTGGTCATCTACACCGGCCGTGACCAGTCGATCATCGACCTGATGGTCGCCAAGTTCGAGGAGAAGTACCCCGAGTACAAGGGCAAGGTTGAGGTCCTCCCGATGGGCGCCCAGGAGATCATGGAGCGCGTCCGCGCCGAGAAGGCCAACCCCCAGGGCGACATCTGGTGGGGCGGCACGCAGCAGGCCCTGTCGCTGGCAGTGAAGGAGGGGCTGCTGGCCAAGATCAACCCCGAGTTTGCCAGCAAGATCGCCGACGGCTACAAGGATCCCGAGGGCCACTGGTACGGCGAGATGCTGCTGCCCGAGGTCATCATGTACAACAAGGACATGATCCCGGCGGACCAGCTGCCCAAGGACTGGGATGACCTGATCGACCCCAAGTGGAAGGACCAGATCATCATCCGTGCCGTGCCGGCCTCCGGCACCATGCGCACCATCTACGCCGCGATGATCGACCGGTTCTACGCCCAGGACGGCAAGCCCGACCGGGGCTACGAGTGGCTCCTGAAGCTCGACGCCAACACGAAGGAGTACGCGGCCAACCCGACCGACATGTACCTGAAGATCACCCGGCAGGAGGGCAGCCTGAGCCTCTGGAACCTGCAGGACGTGCTGATCCAGGCGGAGCAGGAGGGCATGCCCTTCGGGTACATCATCCCTGAGAGCGGCGTGCCGATCCTGGTGGACGGCGTGGGCATGATCGCCGGCGCCAAGCACCCGCAGGCCGCCGAGAAGTTCCTGAACCTGCTCTTCAGCGAGGAGGTTCAGGCGGAGCTGTCGGCCTCCCGGTTCCAGATCCCGGCCATCGCCCTCGACGAGTCGCTGCAGCCCGGCTGGCTGAAGGAGCTGACCCCGAAGCTGAAGGCCATGGACCTGCAGTGGGACGTCATGGCCGAGAAGGAAGCCGAGTGGATCGGCTACTGGGACGAGAACATCAAGGGCAAGGGCAAGTAG
- a CDS encoding BadF/BadG/BcrA/BcrD ATPase family protein — MSLVLAVDGGGTKCLAVLVDAERGVVGSGRAGGCNPQSVGREQAEQALADAIAAACQGIPPGTAVRTAAFGLAGVDTPRGEEEGRRLALRALQAAQVTAAQVVVENDGLMALRGAAAGGRGLLVVAGTGSVVYAGDGERFVRAGGWGHRITDAGSAQHIAGLALAAAYRALDAGDPDTPLARALCACAGVDDLYALHDWLYHPETGLDAVAALARAVGAAAEGGDPVAAAVLEQAGRQLADQALLAAKRVGLLDGGPFPVFLLGGVLQSSRRVRTALLERLRQRAPGALAEVPRFAPVYGAVIRALGGPAALDEGLRERLLASAVLQA; from the coding sequence ATGAGCCTGGTGCTGGCCGTTGACGGCGGCGGCACCAAGTGCCTTGCCGTACTGGTGGATGCCGAGCGGGGTGTGGTGGGCAGCGGCCGCGCCGGCGGCTGCAACCCGCAGTCGGTGGGCCGGGAGCAGGCGGAGCAGGCGCTGGCCGATGCGATCGCCGCCGCCTGCCAGGGGATTCCGCCCGGCACCGCGGTGCGGACCGCGGCCTTCGGGCTCGCCGGGGTAGACACGCCCCGCGGCGAGGAGGAGGGCCGCCGCCTGGCGCTGAGGGCGCTGCAAGCCGCGCAGGTTACCGCGGCGCAGGTCGTGGTGGAGAACGACGGCCTCATGGCGCTCCGGGGCGCGGCCGCCGGCGGGCGGGGCCTGCTGGTGGTCGCCGGAACCGGCTCGGTGGTCTACGCGGGCGACGGCGAGCGGTTCGTGCGGGCCGGCGGCTGGGGCCACCGCATCACCGACGCAGGCAGCGCCCAGCACATCGCCGGCCTGGCCCTGGCGGCCGCCTACCGGGCGCTGGACGCCGGCGACCCCGACACCCCCCTGGCCCGGGCCCTCTGCGCCTGCGCCGGCGTGGACGACCTCTACGCCCTGCACGACTGGCTCTACCATCCCGAGACCGGCCTGGACGCCGTGGCCGCCCTCGCCCGGGCGGTGGGCGCCGCTGCGGAGGGCGGCGACCCGGTGGCGGCGGCGGTGCTGGAGCAGGCGGGCCGGCAGCTGGCCGACCAGGCCCTGCTGGCGGCCAAACGGGTGGGCCTGCTGGACGGCGGCCCGTTCCCCGTCTTCCTGCTGGGCGGCGTGCTGCAGTCCTCCCGGCGGGTGCGGACCGCCCTGCTGGAGCGGCTGCGGCAGCGGGCCCCCGGGGCGCTGGCCGAGGTTCCCCGGTTCGCCCCCGTCTACGGCGCGGTGATCCGGGCGCTGGGCGGCCCCGCTGCGCTGGACGAGGGGCTGCGGGAGCGGCTGCTCGCCTCGGCGGTGCTCCAGGCATGA
- a CDS encoding peptide-binding protein, whose translation MCVRYRTVLIAQLILLLSGCSLPLFPGTPRPGSPETAPGVSSGGTREQPVDGGTLYLSMFSAPRGVFNPILMEDGYDASIVGLVFAGLLTRDERLDLVCDLCESFTVSPDHREYTFRLRRDVTWHDGHPFTARDVVFTFQTILHPDYPGVLTGEYAALRGVERMLAQRAQVAAAQAAGRISPEEAAARRREGWQAWLEGDGRLAVRAVDDHTVVFTADAPHAPLLQNLAVPLLPAHRFAGFPAGELGEHPDTRCPVGTGPYRFVRYVPDQYVELERHEGYHRGRPRIERIIYRIANQDVAIGQLKAGELDYVPMKPSDVVLVEGDPNIGLFTRPDLGYQYMGLNHRNPLFADRRVRQAILLAIDRQAIVDHLLKGHGRLVESHLPYGHPYHDPEAVPPRRHDPAAAARLLAEAGWTERDAEGYLVRAGRPFRFTLLYPSGNAVRAATAPLIQADLKAVGIRVDLQMMEFATLADMVFRGRQADAWLMGWGVGLDPDPGPVFDPDSRWGGATGWRNERSAALLRTGARLLDPAERRPVYREWARLLAEELPVIFLYSQDQIEAVRLDRVRGLRPDARGALWNIWELWIPEERR comes from the coding sequence ATGTGTGTTCGGTATCGCACTGTGCTCATCGCACAGCTCATCCTCCTGCTGTCGGGATGTTCCCTGCCCCTGTTCCCCGGGACGCCCCGCCCTGGCTCGCCGGAGACGGCGCCGGGGGTCTCCTCCGGCGGCACCCGCGAGCAACCGGTGGACGGCGGCACCCTCTACCTCTCGATGTTCTCGGCGCCCAGGGGCGTCTTCAACCCGATCCTGATGGAAGACGGCTACGACGCCAGCATCGTCGGCCTGGTCTTCGCAGGCCTGCTCACCCGCGACGAGCGGCTGGACCTGGTCTGCGACCTCTGCGAGTCCTTCACCGTGTCGCCTGACCACCGCGAGTACACTTTCCGGCTCCGGCGGGACGTCACCTGGCACGATGGCCACCCCTTCACCGCCCGTGACGTGGTCTTCACCTTCCAGACGATCCTGCACCCCGACTATCCGGGGGTGCTGACGGGCGAGTACGCCGCCCTGCGCGGGGTCGAGCGGATGCTGGCCCAACGGGCGCAGGTGGCGGCCGCGCAGGCCGCCGGGCGCATCTCGCCGGAGGAGGCGGCGGCCCGCAGGCGGGAGGGCTGGCAGGCCTGGCTGGAGGGGGACGGGCGCCTGGCCGTCCGCGCCGTGGACGACCACACCGTCGTCTTCACCGCCGATGCGCCCCACGCCCCGCTGCTGCAGAACCTGGCCGTACCGCTGCTCCCCGCGCACCGCTTCGCCGGCTTCCCCGCGGGCGAACTGGGCGAGCACCCCGACACCCGCTGCCCGGTGGGCACCGGGCCGTACCGGTTCGTCCGGTATGTGCCCGACCAGTACGTGGAGCTGGAGCGGCACGAGGGCTACCACCGGGGCCGGCCCCGCATCGAGCGCATCATCTACCGCATCGCCAACCAGGACGTGGCCATCGGGCAGCTGAAGGCGGGCGAGCTCGACTACGTCCCCATGAAGCCGTCCGACGTGGTGCTGGTGGAGGGCGACCCCAACATCGGACTCTTCACCCGCCCCGACCTGGGCTACCAGTACATGGGGCTGAACCATCGGAACCCGCTCTTCGCCGACCGGCGGGTGCGGCAGGCGATCCTGCTGGCCATCGACCGGCAGGCCATCGTCGACCACCTGCTGAAGGGCCACGGCCGGCTGGTGGAGAGCCACCTGCCCTACGGCCACCCGTACCACGACCCCGAGGCGGTCCCGCCCCGCCGGCACGACCCGGCCGCGGCGGCCCGCCTGCTGGCCGAGGCGGGCTGGACCGAGCGGGACGCCGAGGGCTACCTGGTGAGGGCGGGACGCCCGTTCCGGTTCACCCTGCTCTACCCCTCCGGCAACGCCGTGCGGGCCGCCACGGCCCCGCTGATCCAGGCGGACCTGAAGGCGGTGGGCATCCGCGTCGACCTGCAGATGATGGAGTTCGCCACGCTGGCCGACATGGTCTTCCGGGGCAGGCAGGCCGATGCCTGGCTCATGGGCTGGGGCGTGGGGCTCGACCCCGACCCGGGTCCGGTCTTCGACCCCGACAGCCGCTGGGGCGGAGCGACCGGCTGGCGGAACGAGCGGAGCGCGGCGCTGCTGCGCACCGGCGCCCGGCTCCTGGACCCGGCCGAGCGGCGCCCCGTCTACCGGGAGTGGGCCCGGCTGCTGGCGGAGGAGCTGCCCGTGATCTTCCTCTACAGCCAGGACCAGATCGAGGCGGTGCGGCTCGACCGGGTGCGCGGCCTCAGGCCGGACGCCCGGGGCGCCCTCTGGAACATCTGGGAGCTCTGGATTCCGGAGGAGCGCCGCTGA
- a CDS encoding ABC transporter permease, whose amino-acid sequence MKVAAKWHDRWQRLSASPYFAYVLVAPLAVVLWGYVVQPMLATFLTSIRDDSGITLRYYEGFLSFRMTTQMEALLTTLGISVLSVITCAVVGVGMAFLLNRFEFPGRRLLESLALVPMALPPLIGVYAFMFLYSSSGIIPRAIKVLFDLPQVPFALKGLTGVLVVHTFTMYPYFYTAAAAALAGFDPSLEEAALNLGARRWQVWTRVILPMLTPALVSGSLLTFMVSMASYTAPLIFGVDRTMTMQIAIARTNGNLPLASAEATILSVVSIAFLILMRWYQNRRTYRSLSKGVSVHRTEVKSPVGRILAMVGAVLGTLVLILPIITLALISLSKDGTWTVQVLPPKYTLENYVNLFNDPRAWRPIKNSLQMSGIATAGSIVLGVAAAYALNRLKFTGKSLLDMAVMLPWALPGTVVGINLIAAFNQPSAFSFGQVLVGTFWILPLAYFVRFSPLVFRSSNAALAQLDPSVEEAARSLGAGWWYAFRRVTFPLMFRGVLAGALLAFVQGVGEFVASVLIYTARNQPISVEINNLMYSFKFGTAAAYGMLQILLILLVLFISRRLDQRENLA is encoded by the coding sequence ATGAAGGTGGCAGCGAAATGGCATGACCGGTGGCAGCGGCTGAGCGCCTCGCCCTACTTCGCGTACGTGCTCGTCGCCCCCCTGGCCGTGGTGCTGTGGGGCTACGTGGTGCAGCCCATGCTTGCCACCTTCCTCACCAGCATCCGGGACGATTCCGGCATCACGCTCCGGTACTACGAGGGCTTCCTGAGCTTCAGGATGACCACCCAGATGGAGGCGCTGCTCACCACGCTCGGCATCTCGGTGCTCAGCGTGATCACCTGCGCCGTGGTCGGCGTGGGCATGGCCTTCCTGCTGAACCGCTTCGAGTTCCCCGGGCGGCGCCTGCTGGAGAGCCTGGCGCTGGTGCCCATGGCGCTGCCGCCCCTGATCGGCGTCTACGCCTTCATGTTCCTCTACTCGTCCAGCGGCATCATCCCCCGGGCGATCAAGGTGCTCTTCGACCTGCCCCAGGTCCCCTTCGCCCTGAAGGGGCTGACGGGGGTCCTGGTGGTGCACACCTTCACCATGTACCCCTACTTCTACACCGCGGCCGCGGCGGCCCTGGCCGGTTTCGACCCCTCGCTGGAGGAGGCGGCGCTCAACCTGGGCGCCCGGCGCTGGCAGGTCTGGACCCGGGTGATTCTGCCCATGCTGACGCCGGCGCTGGTCTCGGGGTCGCTCCTCACCTTCATGGTCTCGATGGCCTCCTACACCGCCCCGCTGATCTTCGGCGTGGACCGGACGATGACGATGCAGATCGCCATCGCCCGCACCAACGGCAACCTGCCCCTGGCCTCGGCCGAGGCCACGATCCTCTCGGTGGTCTCCATCGCCTTCCTGATCCTCATGCGCTGGTACCAGAACCGGCGCACCTACCGCTCGCTCTCCAAGGGCGTCTCCGTCCACCGCACCGAGGTGAAGAGCCCGGTGGGCCGCATCCTGGCCATGGTCGGAGCGGTGCTCGGCACCCTGGTCCTGATCCTGCCCATCATCACCCTGGCGCTGATCTCGCTCTCCAAGGACGGCACCTGGACGGTGCAGGTGCTGCCCCCCAAGTACACCCTGGAGAACTACGTCAACCTCTTCAACGATCCCCGGGCCTGGCGGCCCATCAAGAACAGCCTGCAGATGAGCGGCATCGCCACCGCCGGCTCCATCGTGCTCGGCGTGGCGGCGGCCTACGCCCTGAACCGGCTGAAGTTCACCGGCAAGTCGTTGCTGGACATGGCCGTGATGCTGCCCTGGGCCCTGCCTGGCACGGTGGTCGGTATCAACCTCATCGCCGCCTTCAACCAACCCTCGGCCTTCAGCTTCGGCCAGGTGCTGGTGGGCACGTTCTGGATCCTGCCCCTGGCCTACTTCGTCCGCTTCTCGCCGCTGGTCTTCCGCTCCAGCAACGCCGCGCTGGCCCAGCTGGACCCCTCGGTGGAGGAGGCCGCCCGCAGCCTGGGGGCGGGCTGGTGGTACGCCTTCCGGCGGGTCACCTTCCCCCTGATGTTCCGCGGCGTCCTGGCCGGCGCCCTGCTGGCCTTCGTGCAGGGTGTGGGCGAGTTCGTGGCATCGGTGCTGATCTACACCGCGCGCAACCAGCCGATCTCGGTGGAGATCAACAACCTCATGTACTCCTTCAAGTTCGGCACGGCGGCCGCCTACGGCATGCTGCAGATCCTGCTGATCCTGCTCGTGCTCTTCATCTCCCGCCGCCTCGATCAGCGGGAGAACCTCGCATAA